The following are from one region of the Ochotona princeps isolate mOchPri1 chromosome 4, mOchPri1.hap1, whole genome shotgun sequence genome:
- the LOC101525827 gene encoding olfactory receptor 9I1, whose amino-acid sequence MASSNLTTVTEFILMGFNDHPNMKIPLFLVFLGFYLISILGNVGMFILIQVDIQLHTPMYFFLSHLSLLDACYTSVITPQILATLTTSKTIISYCRCAAQFFFFTICAGTECFLLAVMAYDRYIAISSPLLYTVTMNPRICWALVLGAYICGVSGAILRTTCTFSLSFCDNNQINFFFCDLPPLLKLACSDTTNSEIVIVFFGNFVIVANALVILTSYLLIIKAILKVKSSGGRAKTFSTCASHLTAVALFFGTLIFMYIRSSSGKSLEEEKVVSVFYTVVIPMLNPLIYSLRNKDVKTAFTKITSRFQVLHSM is encoded by the coding sequence ATGGCCAGCAGTAATCTCACCACAGTAACTGAGTTCATTCTTATGGGCTTTAATGATCACCCCAATATGAAAATTCCCCTGTTCCTGGTGTTTCTGGGTTTCTATCTAATCTCCATTCTAGGCAATGTGGGGATGTTCATTCTGATCCAAGTGGATATCCAACTCCATACCCCAATGTACTTCTTTTTGAGCCATCTCTCCCTGCTGGATGCCTGCTACACCTCAGTCATCACCCCTCAAATCCTGGCCACGTTAACCACAAGCAAAACCATCATCTCCTATTGTCGCTGTGCTGCCCAGTTCTTCTTCTTCACCATCTGTGCAGGGACAGAATGTTTCCTGTTAGcagtgatggcctatgaccgctacATTGCTATCAGCAGCCCACTACTCTATACTGTAACCATGAATCCTAGAATCTGCTGGGCTTTAGTCCTGGGAGCCTACATCTGTGGGGTGTCAGGAGCCATTCTTCGTACCACATGCACCTTTAGCCTCTCTTTTTGTGACAACAATCAGATCAACTTCTTCTTCTGTGACCTCCCACCCCTGCTAAAGCTTGCCTGCAGTGACACTACAAACTCTGAGATTGTCATTGTCTTCTTTGGCAACTTTGTGATTGTGGCCAATGCCTTGGTCATCCTTACTTCCTACCTACTCATCATCAAAGCAATTTTGAAGGTCAAGTCTTCAGGTGGCAGGGCCAAGACATTCTCCACGTGTGCCTCCCACCTCACTGCTGTGGCCCTTTTCTTTGGAACCCTCATCTTCATGTATATTCGAAGCAGCTCGGGCAAATCCCTGGAAGAAGAGAAAGTCGTATCTGTTTTCTACACTGTGGTCATCCCCATGCTGAACCCCCTGATCTACAGTCTGAGAAACAAGGATGTGAAAACTGCCTTTACAAAGATCACTAGTAGATTTCAGGTGTTGCATAGCATGTAG